A genomic segment from Sander vitreus isolate 19-12246 chromosome 3, sanVit1, whole genome shotgun sequence encodes:
- the laynb gene encoding chondrolectin, whose amino-acid sequence MDFMKLFGTVIAVLFHPGSASKINGQRICRRGTERPCYKVSYIQDSRQRLTFEDARQACRSDGGDLLSIETESEQRLMGRFIQQLQAGDGDFWIGLRRSPQRYRAGTTSPGCPSQYYWLDGSKAKFRNWHWDEPSCGVEMCVVLYYQPSAPPDEEGHFLFQWNDDNCNSKNNFVCKYPEEKVPVFTEEGNTAHAVPSLRPNIFSTTERDERIKIGLPESSVSLSDNTLYVSYILYATMPALLLLLFAAAGFFCYKQHAKRRKTETESYPSRSKPSMSTTASPYAIQGPYAFSDISKLQPHTALDSSIPADIMKKYSCAPSQDSHCDDYENVSCAERESGFVTNDIYETCRAQSRQTGWVENEIYG is encoded by the exons ATGGATTTTATGAAGCTGTTTGGCACTGTTATCGCCGTTTTGTTCCACCCTGGATCCGCGTCTAAAATAAATG GCCAAAGGATCTGTCGGCGCGGGACAGAGCGCCCATGCTACAAGGTGTCCTACATCCAGGACAGTAGGCAGAGGCTGACCTTCGAGGATGCCAGGCAGGCCTGCAGGTCAGATGGAGGCGACTTGCTCAGCATTGAAACAGAAAGCGAGCAGCGGCTGATGGGGAGGTTTATACAGCAGCTGCAGGCTGGAGATGGAGACTTCTGGATTGGGCTCCGGCGCAGCCCACAGCGTTACAGGGCAGGCACCACAAGCCCAGGGTGCCCCTCGCAGTACTATTGGCTGGATGGGAGCAAGGCCAAGTTCAG GAACTGGCATTGGGATGAGCCATCGTGTGGTGTTGAAATGTGTGTGGTTCTCTACTACCAGCCCTCGGCACCACCCGACGAAGAAGGTCATTTCCTGTTCCAGTGGAACGATGACAACTGCAACTCCAAAAACAACTTTGTGTGCAAATACCCGGAAG AAAAAGTACCAGTATTTACTGAGGAAGGGAACACAGCACATGCAG TTCCATCTCTGAGGCCAAACATATTCTCAACtacagagagagatgagaggatAAAAATAGGACTACCTGAGTCATCag TGTCTCTCTCAGACAACACCCTGTATGTTTCCTACATCCTTTATGCAACTATGCCTgctctgctactgctgctgtttgCAGCTGCTGGATTCTTCTGCTATAAACAGCATGCTAAGAg GAggaagacagaaacagaaagctaCCCCAGCAGATCAAAACCGTCGATGTCAACAACAGCATCACCTTATGCCATACAAGGACCTTACGCCTTTAGTGACATTAGCAAACTGCAACCTCACACTGCTCTGGACAGCAGCATACCAGCAGACATCATGAAAAAGTACTCCTGTGCTCCTTCCCAGGACTCCCATTGTGACGACTATGAGAATGTGTCATGTGCGGAAAGGGAGAGCGGCTTTGTGACCAATGACATCTATGAGACCTGCAGAGCCCAGAGCCGGCAGACTGGTTGGGTGGAAAATGAGATCTATGGATAA